The window TCGGGGCCGCAGCGCACCGCCGCCGCCACGATCAGGGCGAGGCCTCCCGGGTGATCCATACCGGCCATTTATGTACAGTCCGGCCATACCGGCCAGTTTTCCGTCCAGGATCGAAAGACCGGGAGCCGATGCTCGCTTTCATACCCCCCAGGGGTATAGTCTCGAAGAGTCGGGAGGACGGTGGAAACATCGGCCGCCCCTCCCGGTGACCGGCACACGCCCCTGAAGAGGAGAACGACATGACCGCCGAGACGGACACCCAGACCACCACCGTCTACCGGGTGACCGGCATGACCTGCGGGCACTGTGAGGGCGCGGTGACCGCCGAGCTCTCCGCCCTGCCGGGCGTCAGCACGGTCAAGGCCGTCGCCGCGACCGGCGAGGTCACCGTGGTCTCCGCCGCCCCGCTCGCGGACGAGGACGTCCGCGCCGCCGTCGACGAGGCCGGCTACGAGCTCGTCGGACAGGTCTGAGCGGCCCGCACCTCCCGCACGGCATCCGCGGCAGCAGCCCCGCGGAACCCTGCCGGGCCGTGCCGGCCAGCTGATACTGGACCCGTACGGCCCGGCCCTCCCCCTGGAGCCGGAACATGAGCAGCAGCACAGTGCACGACGGACCCATAACGGCGGTCGAGCTCTCGATCGGCGGGATGACCTGCGCCTCCTGCGCGGCCCGCATCGAGAAGAAGCTCAACCGGATGGACGGCGTCGAGGCCTCGGTGAACTACGCCACCGAGAAGGCCCTCGTCTCCTACACCGGTGACGTGCAGGTCGCCGACCTGATCGCGACCGTCGTCAGGACCGGGTACACCGCCGAGGAGCCCCCGCCGCCGGCCCCGGAGGCCGCCGAGGAGGCGGAGGGACGGACCGAGGCGCCCGACCCGGCACTCGCCGCACTGCGGCAGCGACTGCTGGTCTCCGTCGCGCTCGCCCTGCCCGTAGTCCTGCTCGCGATGGTCCCCGCCCTGCAGTTCGACAACTGGCAGTGGCTCTCCCTGACCCTCGCGGCCCCCGTCGTCATCTGGGGCGGGTTCCCCTTCCACAAGGCCGCCTGGACCAACGCCCGGCACGGCGCAGCCACCATGGACACCCTGGTCTCCGTCGGCACGCTGGCCGCCTTCGCCTGGTCGCTGTGGGCCCTGTTCTTCGGCCACGCGGGCATGCCCGGCATGCGCCACGGGTTCGACCTCACGATCTCCCGCACGGACGGCTCCTCCGCCATCTACCTGGAGGTCGCGGCCGGCGTCGTCTCCTTCATCCTGCTGGGCCGCTACCTGGAGGCCCGCTCCAAGCGGAAGGCGGGCGCCGCCCTCAAGGCCCTGCTGGAACTGGGAGCCAAGGACGTTGTCGTCCTGCGCGCCGGCCAGGAGGTCCGGATCCCGGTGAGCGCCCTCGCGGCCGGCGACCGGTTCGTCGTCCGCCCCGGCGAGAAGATCGCCACCGACGGCACCGTCGTCGAGGGCAGCTCCGCCGTGGACGCCTCCATGCTGACCGGCGAGTCCGTCCCGGTCGACGTCACCGTGGGCGACTCCGTCACCGGGGCCACCGTCAACACCTCCGGACGCCTGGTCGTCGAGGCCACCCGGATCGGCGCCGACACCCAGCTCGCCCGGATGGCGAAGATGGTGGAGGACGCGCAGAACGGCAAGGCCGAGGTGCAGCGCCTCGCCGACCAGATCTCCGGGATCTTCGTGCCCGTCGTCCTGGTGCTCGCGCTCGGCACCTGGATCACCTGGCTGCTGATCACCGACGACCCCGCCGCCGCCTTCACCGCGGCCGTGGCCGTCCTGATCATCGCCTGCCCCTGCGCCCTGGGCCTGGCCACCCCGACCGCGCTGATGGTCGGCACCGGGCGGGGCGCGCAGCTCGGCATCCTGATCAAGGGACCCGAGGTACTGGAGTCCACCCGCCGCGTGGACACCGTCGTGCTGGACAAGACCGGCACCGTCACCACCGGCCGGATGACGCTCTCCGGCGTCTTCACCGCCACAGACGTGGACGAGCGCGAACTGCTGCGCCTCGCCGGGTCCCTGGAGCACGCCTCGGAGCACCCGATCGCCCGGGCCGTGGCCACCGGGGCCGTGGAGCGTGCGGGCGCCCTGCCCGTCCCGGAGTCCTTCGAGAACGTCGCCGGGCTCGGCGTCCAGGGCGTGGTCGACGGGCACGCCGTCCTGGTGGGCCGCGAGCGGCTGCTGGCCGACTGGTCGATCGAGCTGCCGGCCGCACTGGCCGGGGCCAAGGCGGCCGCCGAGGCCGCGGGCGGCACCGCCGTCCTGGTGGCCTGGGACGGCGCGGCACGCGGGGTCCTGACCGTGGCCGACGCGGTCAAGGAGACCAGCGCCGAGGCGGTCGCCCGGCTCCGCGCGCTCGGCCTCACCCCGGTGCTGCTGACCGGTGACAACAGGGCCGTGGCCGAGACGGTGGCCCGCGAGGTGGGCATCGACGAGGTGATCGCCGAGGTGCTCCCGCAGGACAAGGTGGACGTCGTACGCCGCCTGCAGGCCGAGGGCCGTACGGTCGCCATGGTCGGCGACGGGGTCAACGACGCGGCGGCCCTCGCCCAGGCGGACCTGGGACTGGCCATGGGCACCGGCACGGACGCGGCCATCGAGGCCGGGGACCTGACCCTCGTCCGGGGCGACCTGCGGGTCGCGGCGGACGCCATCCGGCTCTCCCGCCGGACCCTGTCCACCATCAAGGGCAACCTGTTCTGGGCCTTCGGATACAACGTGGCGGCCCTGCCGCTGGCGGCCGCCGGTCTGCTCAATCCGATGATCGCGGGGGCCGCGATGGCCTTCTCCTCGGTCTTCGTGGTGACCAACAGCCTCCGGTTGCGGTCCTTCCGCTAGTGGCCCGCCTCCCCACGGTGCGCACACTTCCTTCACGGGAGACGCAGATCACAGTGACCGCAACGTAACCATCCGGGGTCGTCACAGGTCTAATGGGGCGATACCAAGAACGTCTTGGGGGACGTTTCACGGAGACCTGGGGGGTTTCCGTGGGTATCAGACGGCCGGGACACGTACCCGCGGGAGGCTTTGAGCGGCCCTCCCGGACGAACGGGTCCCGGCACACCGACGCCCCGACTCGGGTCCCGTGGGGGGAATCCGTTTCGGGGAAAGGGAAGCGCCCCGACCGTCGACCCGTGGGGGGATCGACGGCGGGGCGCTTCTCGTACGAGCAGGACCACCTGCGGCGTGCAACCGCGCGGCCGCACGCCGCGCGGAGGAAAGCCTCGGGTCAGCGGGCTTCCACGGGGACGAAGTCGCGCAGGACCTCGCCGGTGTAGATCTGGCGCGGGCGGCCGATGCGGGAACCCGGCTCCTTGATCATCTCGTGCCACTGGGCGATCCAGCCGGGAAGGCGGCCGAGCGCGAAGAGCACGGTGAACATCTCGGTGGGGAAGCCCATCGCCCGGTAGATCAGACCGGTGTAGAAGTCCACGTTCGGGTAGAGGTTGCGCTCGACGAAGTAGTCGTCGGCCAGCGCGTGCTCTTCCAGCTTGAGCGCGATGTCGAGCAGCTCGTCGCTCTTGCCGAGCGCCGAGAGGACGTCGTGCGCCGCCGCCTTGATGATCTTCGCCCGGGGGTCGAAGCTCTTGTAGACACGGTGTCCGAAGCCCATGAGGCGGACGCCGTCCTCCTTGTTCTTCACCTTGCGGATGAAGGCATCGACGTCGCCGCCGTCGTTCTTGATGCCTTCCAGCATCTCGAGGACGGACTGGTTGGCGCCACCGTGCAGCGGACCCCACAGGGCCGAGATGCCGGCGGAGATCGAGGCGAACATGTTCGCCTGCGAGGAGCCGACCAGACGCACGGTGGAGGTCGAGCAGTTCTGCTCGTGGTCCGCGTGCAGGATGAGCAGCTTGTCGAGTGCGGAGACCACGACCGGGTCCAGGTCGTACTCCTGGGCCGGCACGGAGAAGGTCATGCGCAGGAAGTTCTCGACGTAGCCGAGGTCGTTGCGCGGGTAGACCACCGGGTGGCCGACCGACTTCTTGTACGCGTAGGCCGCGATCGTCGGGAGCTTGGCCAGCAGCCGGATCGTCGAGAGGTTGCGCTGCGTCTCGTCGAACGGGTTGTGGCTGTCCTGGTAGAACGTCGACAGCGCGCTGACCACGGAGGACAGCATCGCCATCGGGTGCGCGTCACGCGGGAAGCCGTCGTAGAAGCGCTTCACGTCCTCGTGCAGCAGCGTGTGCTGGGTGATGTCGTTGCGGAACGACGCGAGCTGGTCGACGGTCGGCAGCTCGCCGTTGATCAGCAGGTACGCGACCTCGATGAAGGTCGAGCGCTCGGCGAGCTGCTCGATCGGGTAGCCGCGGTAGCGCAGGATGCCCTGCTCACCGTCGAGGTAGGTGATCGCGGACTTGTAGGCCGCGGTGTTGCCGTACCCACTGTCCAAGGTGACGAGCCCGGTCTGGGCCCGCAGCTTCGAGATGTCGAAGCCCTGGTCACCGACGGTGCTTTCGACCACCGGGTAGGTGTATTCACCGTCCGCGTACCGGAGTACTACAGAGTTGTCGCTCACGTCATCCCTCACCGACGTAGTGCCTCTTCTTCGAGGTGCCCTGACTGCCTCTACCTTCCCCCATTTGGCGCAGGAGAGTGCACTCGGGGTCGGCCTTTGGTGCTTGTGACGGCACTGAGTGCCGCCAACCTCCTCATCCTGCCCCCCAGCACCGGATGCCGGAACCCCAAATGATCGATCATCTAGGTGATGTTTCCCACCGGTATCCGGCCGGACAGCCGGGCAGCGACCGCCGTGTACCTCCTGCCTGCGGAAACGGTACGCACCGCTTGGCCGAGCGCCTTGCGGGACCCGACGAGGACGACCAGTTTCTTCGCCCTGGTCACCGCCGTGTAGAGCAAGTTGCGCTGGAGCATCATCCAGGCCCCGGTGGTGACGGGGATCACCACGGCCGGATATTCACTCCCCTGTGAACGGTGAATGGTGACGGCGTAGGCGTGGGCCAGCTCGTCGAGCTCCCCGAACTCGTACACAATCTCCTCATCCTCCTCCGTCCGCACCGTCAGGCGCTGTTCGTCCAGGTCCAAACCGGTGACCACGCCGACCGTGCCGTTGAAGACGCCGCTCACGCCCTTCTCGTAGTTGTTCCGGATCTGGGTCACCTTGTCGCCCACCCTGAAGACCCTGCCGCCGAACCTCTTCTCCGGCAGACCGGGCCGGGCCGGCGTCATGGCCTGCTGGAGCAGCCCGTTGAGGTTTCCGGCGCCGGCCGGACCGCGGTGCATCGGCGCAAGCACCTGGACGTCCCGCCGCGGATCGAGTCCGAACCTGGCCGGAATCCTGCGGGCCGCCACGTCCACGGCCAGCACCCCGGCCGCCTCGGTGTCCTCCTCGGGGAAGAGGAAGAAGTCCGGCAGCCCGTCGGTGATCGGCGGCAACCCGGTGTTGATCCGGTGGGCGTTGGTGACCACTCCGGATTGCTGCGCCTGCCGGAAGATCCGCGTCAGGCGCACCGCGGGCACCGGGCCGCCCTCCGCGAGCAGGTCCCGCAGCACCTCCCCGGCGCCGACCGACGGCAGCTGGTCCACATCGCCGACCAGCAGCAGGTGTGCGCCGGGGGCCACCGCCTTGACCAGCTTGTTGGCCAGCAGCAGGTCCAGCATCGAGGCCTCGTCGACCACGACCAGGTCCGCGTCCAGGGGCCGCTCCCGGTCGTACGCCGCGTCCCCGCCCGGCTTGAGCTCCAGCAGCCGGTGCACCGTGGAGGCCTCGGCCCCGGTGAGTTCGGCCAGCCGCTTCGCCGCCCGGCCGGTGGGCGCGGCCAGCACCACCTTGGCCTTCTTCGCCCGGGCCAGCTCGACGATCGAGCGGACAGTGAAGGACTTGCCGCAGCCCGGGCCGCCCGTGAGGACGGCGACCCGGCGGGTCAGCGCCAGCTTGACCGCGTCCCGCTGCTCGGGGGCGAGCGTGGCCCCCGTCCGCCCCGCGAGCCAGCCCAGGGCCTTGTCCCAGTCCACGTCCCGGAAGCCCGGCATCCGGTCGTCCTCGGCGTGCAGCAGCCGGCGCACCTGCCCCACCAGGGACAGCTCGGCCCGGTGGAAGGGCACCAGGTACACGGCGGTGAGCGGATCCGGCCCGCCCTGCGGATCCGGTACGGACTCCCGCACGACCCCTTCCGGGTCGGCGGCGAGTTCGGCCAGGCAGTCGATCACCAGCCCGGTGTCCACCTGGAGCAGCTTGACCCCGTCGGCGATGAGCCGGTCCTCGGGCAGGAAGCAGTGGCCCTGGTCGGTGGACTGGGACAGGGCGTACTGCAGGCCCGCCTTGACCCGCTCGGGGCTGTCGTGCGGGATGCCGACGGCCTGGGCGATGCGGTCGGCGGTGAGGAAGCCGATGCCCCACACGTCGGCGGCGAGCCGGTAGGGCTGGTTCTTCACCACGGAGATGGAGGCGTCCCCGTACTTCTTGTAGATGCGCACGGCGATGGAGGTGGAGACGCCGACGCCCTGGAGGAAGACCATGACCTCCTTGATCGCCTTCTGCTCCTCCCAGGCGGCCCCGATCAGCTTCGTCCGTTTGGGGCCGAGCCCGGGCACCTCGATCAGCCTCTTCGGCTCGCCCTCGATGACATCGAGGGTGTCGGTGCCGAAGTGCTCCACGATCCGGTCGGCGATCTTCGGTCCGATGCCCTTGATCAGACCGGAGCCGAGGTAGCGGCGGATGCCCTGGATGGTCGCCGGGAGCACGGTCCGGTAGTTCTCCACGGTGAACTGCTTGCCGTACTGCGGGTGGGATCCCCAGCGTCCCTCCATGCGCAGGGACTCGCCGGGCTGGGCGCCCAGCAGCGAGCCGACCACGGTGAGCAGGTCACCGCTGCCGCGGCCGGTGTCCACGCGGGCGACCGTGTACCCGCTCTCCTCGTTGGCGTAGGTGATGCGTTCGAGCACGCCGTCGACCACCGCCAGTTGCACCGCCCGCGGCGCCCCCTCTGCTGCCATGCCCCGAAACTACCGGGCGGCGCCGACAGCGCGCCGGTCCTGTGGACAACGCAAAGGGGGTCCCGCCTCGCGGCCGGACCCCCTCACGGTTACCCCTCCCGTGTCGGACTTCCCGATCCCCCCAGATCCCTCCCCGGAAGCACCGACGCAACATACGACCCTCGATGCGCCCGGAGGGTTGCATCCGGAATCGCAGCTTTACGTTTCCGTTACCCAACGCCTACTCAAGGTGCCGGCGAATCGGCACAGAAGTAGCGTTTCCGGCATGAGTGAATCTTCATTCCAGGACGACGTGCTGGGCGAGCTCGGCGACGACAGGCTGACCGAGATCGCCGGCCTGCTCGGCACGGACACCGACGGCGCCAGGGCCACCGTCACGGAGACCGTCGGCGCCATGACCGGCGACCTCCGGCAGAAGGCGGACGCGGACGACGACGAGGGCGTGGAGGTGCGCCGGGCCCTCGCCGAGGTGGCCGAGCCCCCGCTGCAGGGCGTGTCCACGCTCGGCGGCCTCGGCGGCCTGCTCAGCGGCGGAATGATGGCCGGGGTGCTGGCCAAGGTGAGCAAGCCCGTGGCGAACGCCGTCTCGAAGAAGACCGGCATCCCCGCCGCCACGGTCAGCCGGGTGATCGAGATGCTGATCCCGGTCCTGCTGGCGGTCCTCGCGAAGCGCGCCTCCGGCAAGGCGGCGGGCGCCGGGACGGCGGGTACGGCGGGTACGGCGGGCTCGGCCCCCGGCAGCGCCCCCGCGGCGGGCGGCGGCCTCGGAGACCTGCTGGGCGACATCCTCGGCGGCGGCAAGAAGTAGCCCCTCGGGCCCGGCCCGATCGGCAGGACACCCCCTAGAGTTGCCCCATGGCTGAGAGCGTGCGGCTCCGCGACCCGGAACCGGGGGACCTGGGGTGGATCGTGCAGCGCCACGGCGCGCTGTACGCCTCCGAGTACGGCTGGAACAGCGACTTCGAGGGCCTGGTCGCCCGGATCGTCGCGGACTTCGCCCAGGACCACGACCCCCACCTCGAACGCGTGTGGATCGCGGAGCTGGACGGCCGCCCCGTCGGCTCGGTGATGTGCGTACGGGAGGAGGGCGCGCCCGGCACCGCCCGGCTGCGGCTGCTCCTGGTCGACCCGCAGGGCCGCGGCCGCGGCGTCGGCACCCTGCTGGTCGACACCGTCGTGGCCTTCGCCCGCTCCGTGGGCTACCGCGAGCTGGTGCTGTGGACCAACGACGTGCTGACCGACGCCCGCGAGCTCTATCTGCGGGCCGGCTTCACCCTGATAGCGGAGCGGCACCACCGCTCGTACGGAGTGAGCCTGACGGGACAGGACTGGCGGCTCCCGCTGCAGGAGGGCTCCCCGCGCTGACGCCCGAACCGACCCCCGTACGGTTCACGGCGCGCGCGGGGGCCAGCGAGGTCAGCGCCACGCCGCCCACCAGCAGTAGGGCCGCCAGCCAGCGCAGCCCCGAGACGGACTCCCCGAGGACCAGGGCCGCCGAGGACATCCCGAAGACGGGGACCAGCAGCGAGAACGGCGCCACCGAGGAGGCCGGGTAGCGGCGCAGCAGGTAGCCCCAGGCGCCGAAGCCGAAGACGGTGGACACCCAGGCGACGTAGCCGATGACGGCCGCCCCGGACCAGTCCAGCGCCCGCAGCGCGGCGAGGTCCCGTTCGGGGCCCTCCAGCAGCAGCGAGAGCGCGAGCAGCGGCAGTACCGGAACCGTGCACACCCACACCATGAAGTTCAGGGCGTCGGGCGGCGAGGCCTTGCGGGTCAGGACGTTGGACACGCCCCAGCAGGCGGCGGCCGCGACGACCAGGGTGAAGCCGAGCACCGGCCCGGAGGTCCCCCCGTCCACCGCGGCGACCGCGATCCCGGCCAGCGCCACGGTCATCCCGAGCACCCGCACCCGGCCCGGCCGTTCGCGCAGGACGACGGCGGCGAGCACGGCGGTGAAGACGGCCTGGACCTGGAGGACGAGGGAGGACAGCCCGGCCGGCATCCCGGCGTCCATGCCGGTGAAGAGCAGGCCGAACTTGGCGATGCCGAGCGCGATCCCGACCCCGACGATCCACTTCCAGGCGACCTTGGGCCGACCGACGAGGAACACCGCGGGCAGGGCGGCGACCAGGAAGCGCAGGGCGGACAGGAGCAGCGGCGGGAAGTGGTCGAGGCCGATCTCGATGACCACGAAGTTGAAGCCCCAGACGGCGGCGACGAGCACGGCGAGTGCGGTGTGTACGGGACGCATGCTCCGAGCATCGACCCCCCGACCATGTAGCACCAGCTCGGATCTCTTCCGGGATGGATGAAGCATTGCTTACGCATGTCCGCGGTGCCACGATGGAGGCATGCTCGATCTCGCCCGGCTGCGCGCCCTGCACGCCGTCTCCGTCCACGGCTCGGTCGCCGGCGCGGCGGCCGCCCTCGGCTACACCCCCTCGGCGGTCTCGCAGCAGATCTCCAAGCTGGAACGGGAGACCCGCACCACCCTGCTGGAACGGCGCGGCCGTGGGGTCGCACTCACCGAGGAGGCCCGCCATCTGGCCGACACGGCCCAGGAGTTGCTGGCGATCGTGGAGCGCGCGGAGACCACCCTGGAGGAGCGGCGCGGGCAGCCGAGCGGGCTGCTGACGGTGGCCGCCTTCGCCTCGGCGGCGCGCGGGCTGATGCCGCAGGTGCTGGCGGACCTGGCCCTGCGGCATCCGGCGCTCGACGTACGGCTCACGGAGGTGGACCCGCACCTGTCCGTGGAACTGGTGGCCCGCGGGGTCACCGATCTGGCAGTGGCCCACGACTGGGACATCGCCCCGCTGCCCGCGCCCGAGGGGATCGAGCAGGCGGTGATCGGGGACGACCTCTGCGATCTGGTGGTGCCGGCCGGACACCCCTTCACCACCCGCCGGGTCATCCGGCGCTCCGACCTCGGCGGCGAGCGCTGGGTGTGCCAGCCGCCGGGCCGGGTCTGCCACGACTGGCTGATGCGGACCCTGCGCACCGCCGGTTTCGAGCCCGACATCGCGCATGTCGCCGAGGAGAACCACACCATCGTCGCCCTGGTCGCGGCCGGCCTCGGGGTGGCCGTCGTACCCCGGCTGGGCACCGGAGCGCTCCCGCCGGGCGCGGTGGCCGTACCGCTGGAGCCGGGCCCCGTACGCCGGCTGTACGCCCTGTGGCGCACCGGCGCCGCCCGCCGCCCGGCGATCACCGAAGCCGTCCGCACCCTCCAGGACCACTGGGCCGCACGCGGCTGAGCATCGGCCGCACATACGTCGCCCGGGGCGACACGCCGCCGACACGCCCGGTCCCGCCCGGAGGGCAGCGGTAGGGTCCGGCGCGTGCCGAACCACGCCTCGCGCCGGAATCTGCTCGCCGCGGCCGCCATGGCCGCCGTAACGGCCGCCGGGGCCGCTTCCGCCGCGGCGGGACCCCGCCGCGGCAGCGTCCCCGACGACGCGCGGCCCCCGGGCAGCCGCCCCGGCCGGGCGCGGCTGCGCGCGATCGTGGACGGGATGAGCCTCGACGAGAAGGTCGGGCAGCTCTTCGTCTCCCGGGCGTACGGGCATTCGGCGACCGATCCCGAGCCGGCGGACGCCGAGCAGAACCTGGCTGCCTTCGGGGTGCGCACCGCCGCCGAGCTGGTCTCCCGGTACCACCTCGGCGGGATCATCTACTTCGCCTGGGCCCACAACACCCAGGACCCGCGGCAGATCGCCTCGCTCTCGGTGGGCCTGCAGCAGGCCGCCCTCACCACCGGCGCCCGGATCCCACTGCTGCTCTCCACCGACCAGGAGCACGGCGCCGTGGCCCGGATCGGCAGGCCGGCGGCCCTGCTCCCGGGGGCGATGGCGCTCGGTGCGGCCGGTTCCACCGCGCACGCCCGGCGGGCCGCGCGCATCGCGGGCACGGAGCTGGCCGCCATGGGCATCCGGCAGGACTACGCGCCGGTGGCCGACGTCAACGTCAATCCGGCCAATCCGGTGATCGGCGTACGGTCCTTCGGCTCCGACCCGCACGCCGTGGCGGAGCTGGTGGCCGCCCAGGTCCACGGCTACCAGGGCGCCGGGGTGGCCGCCACCGCCAAGCACTTCCCCGGCCACGGGGACACCGAGACCGACAGCCACGTCGGCCTGCCGGTGATGCGGCACACCCGCGCCGCCTGGGAGGAGCTGGACGAACCGCCCTTCCGGGCCGCGGTGGAGGCGGGCGTGGACGCCATCATGACGGCGCACATCGTCTTCCCCGCGCTCGATCCCTCGGGGGACCCGGCGACCCTCTCCCGGCCGATCGTCACCGGCCTGCTGCGCGAACGCCTGGGCTTCGAGGGGGTGGTGGTCACCGACGCCCTCGACATGGCCGGGGTCCGCCAGAAGTACGGGGACGACCGCGTCCCCGTACTGGCCCTGCTGGCGGGCTGCGACCAGCTGCTGAACCCCCCGGACCTGGGGCTCGCGCACCGCAGCGTGCGGGCGGCCGTCGAGGCGGGCGAGCTGTCCGCGGCACGGATCGAGCAGTCGGTGCTGCGGATCCTGGAACTGAAGGCCCGCCGGGGCCTGCTCGACGAGGCGTACACCACGGGCCGGGATGTGGACAGCGTCGTGGGCATCCAGGAGCACCTCGACGCCGCCGACACGATCGCGGCCGCCACCACGACCCTGCTGGCCGATCCCCGCGGGCTGGTGCCCTTCGACGGGACGGCCGGGCCACGGCTGCTGGTCACCGGGGCGGACCCGGTCTCCCCCTCGGGTACCACCGGGCCCCCTACGGTCGTACTGGCCCGGGAACTGACCGCACTGGGCTGCCGGGCCACGGCGGTGCCGCCCGCCCGCGCCGTGGCGGCCGCGCCCGGTCACGCGGCGGTGTTGGTGTGCACGTACAACGTCCCGGAGGGGATGAGTCCGCAGCGCACGCTGGTGGCGGACCTGATCGCGACCGGTGTTCCGGTCGTCTCGCTGGCCGTCCGCAATCCGTACGACCCGGCCCGGCTGCCGGCCTGTGCGGCGGAGCTGGCGACGTACTCCTGGACGGATGTGGAGATGCGGGCGGCGGCCCGGGTGCTCACCGGGAGGGTCCGGCCCTCCGGCCGGCTCCCCGTCCCCGTCCCCGGCCGCTACCCGCTGGGCCACGGGCTGACGCGCTGATCGCTCAGGCACCGGCCCGCGGCCCGCGTGTCCCGGTTACGGCCGCAGCTGCGGCTCGCGCTCCAGGTCGGGCTGGTCGAGCTGCGCGTCCGGCGCCGCCAGCGGCGCCGCCTTCCCCGCGTCGGCGAGCGCCGCGGCCGGGGCGACCCCGGCCCACTGCAGGATCTTCGAGGTGGCGAGGGCCTTCTCGCCGTCCATGAGCCTGGAGACGTTCGCCCCGTGGTTGGCGCCCGGCGCGATCATGACGTGGCTGTCGCGCACCCCGTAGCCGAGGCGGAACGGCTCGGCGCCCCACGGGTCGTTCTGCCCGTACACGAAGAGCATCTGGTTGGCGTTGTTGCGCACCCACTTGTCGACGTCCGCCATCGCGCCCGGCTGGAAGGTCATGGGGATGTCGCGGGGCACGAAGTTGCGCGGCGGCTGGTAGCCGTAGCGGCTCAGGCCCTTCAGGTGCGGCTGCTTGATGTCCGGGGAGCCGAGCTGCGTACCCGCCTGGTAGTAGTACGGCGTGTACGTCTGCAGGCCCTGGTCGGAGTAGGCCGAGAAGCCGGAGATCGCGTCGATCGTGTCCCAGATCTCCTGGTCGCTCGCGGTGGCGGCGGCCGGGACGGAAGCGCAGTCGGCGAGCAGGCTGTACTGCCAGAAGGCCCACACGTAGTCGAGCACGACGGCCTCGTAGGCCCTGTCGAGGTCGCCGACGGTGGTGAAGGTCCAGCCGTTCTCGGCCGCGGCGACCGCGTACTTGGCCTCCAGCGGCTCGCGGCGTACCAGCGCCTCGCGCTGCACGGCGTTCAGCCGGTCGCGGCACTCCTTGGTGCCGACCTTGGCGAAGAACCGGTCGTAGGCCGAGTCCTCGTTGTTGACGACGTCG is drawn from Streptomyces sp. NBC_01232 and contains these coding sequences:
- a CDS encoding aminopeptidase, which translates into the protein MRKTLGWLLSLVVLIGTMGAAGSTAQAATAAEPTAATDIKDQILGIPGMSLIEEKPYPGYRFFVLNYEQPVDHRQPWKGTFKQRLTLLHKDVSRPSVFFTSGYNVSTSPRRSEPTTIIDGNQVSMEYRFFTPSRPDPANWSHLDIWQAASDQHRIFTALKRIYPKNWLSTGASKGGMTATYYERFYPRDMDGVVAYVAPNDVVNNEDSAYDRFFAKVGTKECRDRLNAVQREALVRREPLEAKYAVAAAENGWTFTTVGDLDRAYEAVVLDYVWAFWQYSLLADCASVPAAATASDQEIWDTIDAISGFSAYSDQGLQTYTPYYYQAGTQLGSPDIKQPHLKGLSRYGYQPPRNFVPRDIPMTFQPGAMADVDKWVRNNANQMLFVYGQNDPWGAEPFRLGYGVRDSHVMIAPGANHGANVSRLMDGEKALATSKILQWAGVAPAAALADAGKAAPLAAPDAQLDQPDLEREPQLRP
- a CDS encoding LysR family transcriptional regulator; this translates as MLDLARLRALHAVSVHGSVAGAAAALGYTPSAVSQQISKLERETRTTLLERRGRGVALTEEARHLADTAQELLAIVERAETTLEERRGQPSGLLTVAAFASAARGLMPQVLADLALRHPALDVRLTEVDPHLSVELVARGVTDLAVAHDWDIAPLPAPEGIEQAVIGDDLCDLVVPAGHPFTTRRVIRRSDLGGERWVCQPPGRVCHDWLMRTLRTAGFEPDIAHVAEENHTIVALVAAGLGVAVVPRLGTGALPPGAVAVPLEPGPVRRLYALWRTGAARRPAITEAVRTLQDHWAARG
- a CDS encoding glycoside hydrolase family 3 protein; amino-acid sequence: MPNHASRRNLLAAAAMAAVTAAGAASAAAGPRRGSVPDDARPPGSRPGRARLRAIVDGMSLDEKVGQLFVSRAYGHSATDPEPADAEQNLAAFGVRTAAELVSRYHLGGIIYFAWAHNTQDPRQIASLSVGLQQAALTTGARIPLLLSTDQEHGAVARIGRPAALLPGAMALGAAGSTAHARRAARIAGTELAAMGIRQDYAPVADVNVNPANPVIGVRSFGSDPHAVAELVAAQVHGYQGAGVAATAKHFPGHGDTETDSHVGLPVMRHTRAAWEELDEPPFRAAVEAGVDAIMTAHIVFPALDPSGDPATLSRPIVTGLLRERLGFEGVVVTDALDMAGVRQKYGDDRVPVLALLAGCDQLLNPPDLGLAHRSVRAAVEAGELSAARIEQSVLRILELKARRGLLDEAYTTGRDVDSVVGIQEHLDAADTIAAATTTLLADPRGLVPFDGTAGPRLLVTGADPVSPSGTTGPPTVVLARELTALGCRATAVPPARAVAAAPGHAAVLVCTYNVPEGMSPQRTLVADLIATGVPVVSLAVRNPYDPARLPACAAELATYSWTDVEMRAAARVLTGRVRPSGRLPVPVPGRYPLGHGLTR